Proteins co-encoded in one Paracoccus aestuarii genomic window:
- the argF gene encoding ornithine carbamoyltransferase: MTHFLDIHTTDPDALRSIIDRAHAMKAARNGRPKGTPDDDQPLAGRMVALIFEKPSTRTRVSFDVGVRQMGGQTMILSGSEMQLGHGETIADTARVLSRYVDLIMIRTFEEATLHEMAEYASVPVINGLTNRTHPCQIMADVMTFEEHRGPIADRKVVWSGDGNNVFASFAHAAGQFGFDLTFTGPPPLDPEREWLDWAAAKGRPVTIERDPNKAVIGADLVVTDTWVSMHDPQSAKERRHNQLRGYQINEALMAKAKDDALFMHCLPAHREDEVTSAVMDGPASVIWDEAENRLHAQKAIMRHCLGL; this comes from the coding sequence ATGACCCATTTCCTGGATATCCACACCACCGATCCCGACGCGCTGCGCAGCATCATCGACCGCGCCCATGCGATGAAGGCCGCCCGAAACGGCCGTCCCAAGGGCACGCCCGATGACGACCAGCCGCTGGCCGGGCGGATGGTGGCGCTGATCTTCGAGAAGCCCTCGACCCGGACGCGGGTCAGCTTTGACGTGGGCGTGCGGCAGATGGGCGGGCAGACGATGATCCTGTCGGGGTCCGAGATGCAGCTGGGCCATGGCGAGACCATCGCGGACACGGCGCGCGTGCTGTCGCGCTATGTCGATCTGATCATGATCCGCACCTTCGAGGAGGCGACCCTGCACGAGATGGCGGAATATGCCAGCGTGCCGGTCATCAACGGGCTGACCAACCGCACCCATCCCTGCCAGATCATGGCCGATGTGATGACGTTTGAGGAACATCGCGGCCCCATCGCCGATCGCAAGGTGGTCTGGTCCGGCGACGGCAACAACGTCTTTGCCAGCTTTGCCCATGCGGCGGGGCAGTTCGGGTTCGACCTGACCTTTACCGGCCCGCCGCCGCTGGACCCCGAACGCGAATGGCTGGACTGGGCCGCGGCGAAGGGGCGCCCGGTGACCATCGAGCGCGATCCGAACAAGGCCGTGATCGGCGCCGATCTGGTGGTGACCGACACCTGGGTCAGCATGCATGACCCGCAATCCGCCAAGGAGCGGCGGCACAATCAGCTGCGCGGATACCAGATCAACGAGGCGTTGATGGCCAAGGCCAAGGATGACGCGCTGTTCATGCATTGCCTGCCCGCCCATCGCGAGGACGAGGTGACCAGCGCGGTCATGGACGGCCCGGCCTCGGTCATCTGGGACGAGGCCGAGAACCGGCTGCATGCCCAGAAGGCGATCATGCGGCACTGTCTGGGCCTGTGA
- a CDS encoding phosphoenolpyruvate carboxykinase yields the protein MTTRVNPNCRLEDQGIEGLGRVYYNLLEPALMTEAVARGEGQLGLGGAFLVTTGAHTGRSPKDKFVVRTPSVEDTIWWDNNKPMDPEAFDRLHADMLAHMKGRDYFVQDLFGGADAENRLDVRVVTELAWHGLFIRHLLRRPEADELATFAPDFTIINCPGFKADPARHGCRSETVIAMNFDKKLILIANTAYAGENKKSVFTLLNYLLPEKGIMPMHCSANHAPGDPDDSAVFFGLSGTGKTTLSADPSRVLIGDDEHGWSDKGIFNFEGGCYAKTINLSPKAEPEIYATTSRFGTVVENMVFDKDSLELDFEDNSITDNMRCAYPLDAISNASETSLGGHPRNVIMLTCDAYGVLPPIARLTPAQAMYHFLSGFTSKTPGTEVGVTEPIPTFSTCFGAPFMPRRPEVYGKLLQAKIAQHGASCWLVNTGWTGGAFGTGSRMPIAATRALLAAALDGSLNDVQFRKDPNFGFEVPVSVPGVSDVLLDPRQTWADAAAYDAQAKKLVQMFCDNFAQYLDAIDDEIRAAAIG from the coding sequence ATGACGACGCGCGTAAACCCCAACTGCCGCCTGGAAGATCAAGGCATCGAGGGGCTGGGCCGGGTCTATTACAACCTGCTGGAACCCGCCCTGATGACCGAGGCGGTGGCCCGCGGCGAAGGCCAGCTGGGTCTGGGCGGCGCCTTCCTGGTCACCACCGGCGCCCATACCGGCCGCTCGCCCAAGGACAAGTTCGTGGTCCGCACCCCGTCGGTCGAAGACACGATCTGGTGGGACAACAACAAGCCGATGGATCCCGAGGCCTTCGACCGCCTGCATGCCGACATGCTGGCGCATATGAAGGGCCGCGACTATTTTGTGCAGGACCTGTTCGGCGGCGCGGATGCGGAAAACCGGCTGGACGTGCGCGTGGTCACCGAACTGGCCTGGCACGGCCTTTTCATCCGCCATCTGCTGCGCCGCCCCGAGGCGGACGAGCTGGCGACCTTCGCCCCCGATTTCACGATCATCAACTGCCCCGGCTTCAAGGCCGATCCGGCCCGTCACGGCTGCCGGTCGGAAACCGTGATCGCGATGAACTTCGACAAGAAGCTGATCCTGATCGCCAACACCGCCTATGCGGGGGAAAACAAGAAATCCGTCTTCACGCTGCTGAACTACCTGCTGCCGGAAAAGGGCATCATGCCCATGCATTGCAGCGCCAACCACGCGCCGGGCGATCCCGATGACAGCGCGGTCTTCTTCGGCCTGTCGGGCACGGGCAAGACGACGCTGTCGGCCGATCCCTCGCGCGTGCTGATCGGCGATGACGAACATGGCTGGTCGGACAAGGGCATCTTCAACTTCGAGGGCGGCTGCTACGCCAAGACGATCAACCTCTCGCCCAAGGCCGAGCCAGAAATCTACGCCACCACCTCGCGCTTCGGCACCGTGGTCGAGAACATGGTCTTCGACAAGGACAGCCTGGAGCTGGATTTCGAGGACAACTCGATCACCGACAACATGCGCTGCGCCTATCCGCTGGACGCGATCTCGAACGCGTCGGAAACCAGCCTGGGCGGGCATCCCAGGAACGTCATCATGCTGACCTGCGATGCCTATGGCGTCCTGCCGCCCATCGCGCGGCTGACGCCGGCACAGGCGATGTATCACTTCCTGTCGGGCTTCACCTCCAAGACGCCCGGCACCGAGGTCGGCGTGACCGAGCCGATCCCGACCTTCTCGACCTGCTTCGGCGCGCCCTTCATGCCCCGCCGCCCCGAGGTCTATGGCAAGCTGCTGCAGGCCAAGATCGCCCAGCACGGCGCGTCCTGCTGGCTGGTGAACACCGGCTGGACCGGCGGCGCCTTCGGGACCGGATCGCGCATGCCCATCGCCGCGACCCGCGCGCTTCTGGCCGCGGCCCTCGACGGCAGCCTGAACGACGTCCAGTTCCGCAAGGACCCGAATTTCGGCTTCGAGGTCCCGGTCAGCGTCCCCGGCGTCAGCGACGTGCTGCTGGACCCGCGCCAGACCTGGGCCGATGCCGCCGCCTACGACGCGCAGGCAAAGAAACTGGTCCAGATGTTCTGCGACAACTTCGCCCAATACCTGGACGCCATCGACGACGAGATCCGCGCCGCCGCCATCGGCTGA
- a CDS encoding HPr kinase/phosphorylase, with amino-acid sequence MRQLHATTVALDGRGLVILGPSGCGKSSLALEMMALGAGLVADDRTDLRLSAGRLMAQAPLPLLGRIEARGVGILTAEPAPPAQVVLACDLGRAEDQRLPPRRHVEWLGIPVLLVLGPYRPHLHAALRQLLLGRRVD; translated from the coding sequence ATGCGGCAGCTTCACGCGACGACGGTGGCGCTGGACGGGCGCGGGCTGGTGATCCTGGGGCCATCCGGCTGTGGCAAGTCCAGCCTGGCGCTGGAGATGATGGCGCTTGGCGCGGGCCTGGTGGCCGATGACCGCACCGACCTGCGGTTGTCCGCCGGGCGGCTGATGGCGCAGGCGCCCCTGCCGCTGCTGGGCCGGATCGAGGCGCGGGGCGTGGGCATCCTGACGGCGGAACCCGCGCCTCCCGCGCAGGTTGTCCTGGCCTGCGACCTGGGCCGGGCCGAGGATCAGCGCCTGCCGCCGCGGCGTCATGTCGAATGGTTGGGAATTCCGGTTTTGCTTGTGCTTGGTCCCTATCGGCCCCATCTTCATGCTGCATTGCGGCAGCTTTTGCTGGGCCGTCGGGTGGACTGA
- the rapZ gene encoding RNase adapter RapZ translates to MNGDQGMQRLVLVTGPSGAGRSTAINVLEDLGFEAIDNLPLSLIPRLLDGPPRPAPLALGLDVRNRDFSAANVIELIDRMTRMPDYAPEVLYLDCAADTLVRRYNETRRRHPLAPDAAPLAGVLTEIDLLAPIRARADVLVDTTDLSPHDLKAELTRWFDTRPDQRLSVSLHSFSYKRGVPRGLDLMFDCRFLANPHWESHLRPLDGRDPAVQAHVQGDARYQEFFDRTRDLVAFLLPAHMDEGKSHLSVGFGCTGGQHRSVTLVEKMASALAEAGWPVSIRHRELERRTTAPQPDAVASPGQDRDGPLAQRQAS, encoded by the coding sequence ATGAACGGCGATCAGGGGATGCAGCGCTTGGTGCTGGTCACGGGCCCTTCGGGCGCGGGGCGGTCCACGGCCATCAACGTGTTGGAGGATCTGGGCTTCGAGGCGATCGACAACCTGCCGCTATCGCTGATCCCGCGGCTGCTGGACGGGCCGCCGCGCCCCGCGCCCCTGGCCTTGGGACTGGACGTGCGAAACCGCGATTTTTCCGCCGCCAACGTGATCGAGCTGATCGACCGGATGACGCGCATGCCCGATTACGCGCCCGAGGTGCTCTATCTGGACTGCGCCGCCGACACGCTGGTGCGCCGCTACAACGAGACCCGGCGCCGCCATCCGCTGGCCCCGGACGCCGCCCCCCTGGCCGGGGTCCTGACCGAGATCGACCTGCTGGCCCCGATCCGCGCGCGTGCCGATGTGCTGGTCGACACGACCGACCTGTCGCCCCATGACCTGAAGGCCGAACTGACGCGCTGGTTCGACACGCGCCCCGACCAGCGGCTCAGCGTGTCGCTGCATTCCTTCAGCTACAAGCGCGGGGTGCCGCGCGGGCTGGACCTGATGTTCGATTGCCGGTTCTTGGCGAATCCCCATTGGGAATCGCATCTGCGTCCGCTGGACGGGCGCGATCCGGCGGTCCAGGCCCATGTCCAGGGCGATGCGCGCTATCAGGAATTCTTCGACCGGACCCGAGATCTTGTGGCCTTCCTGCTGCCCGCGCATATGGACGAGGGGAAATCGCATCTGTCGGTCGGCTTCGGCTGTACCGGCGGGCAACACCGTTCCGTCACTTTGGTGGAAAAGATGGCCTCCGCGCTTGCAGAGGCGGGCTGGCCGGTGTCAATAAGGCACAGGGAACTCGAGCGTCGGACCACGGCGCCACAGCCCGACGCGGTTGCATCGCCCGGCCAGGACCGGGACGGGCCACTGGCGCAGAGGCAGGCGTCATGA
- a CDS encoding PTS sugar transporter subunit IIA: MIGIVIVAHGGLAREYLSAVEHVVGPQVGIAAVAIEDDHDRAAKTAEIKAAADSVDLGDGVVLVTDLFGGSPSNLSLPACAVEHRTILYGANLPMLVKLAKSRHMSVPDAVGFAKEAGRKYINSYNVPPEAMGDAESRAR, from the coding sequence TTGATCGGAATTGTCATCGTAGCGCATGGCGGACTGGCCCGGGAATATCTCTCGGCGGTGGAACATGTCGTCGGACCACAGGTGGGCATCGCCGCCGTCGCGATCGAGGATGATCACGACCGCGCCGCCAAGACGGCCGAGATCAAGGCCGCCGCGGATTCCGTCGATCTGGGCGACGGGGTGGTCCTGGTGACCGACCTCTTCGGCGGCTCGCCCTCGAACCTGTCGCTGCCGGCCTGCGCGGTCGAACATCGCACCATCCTCTATGGCGCCAACCTGCCCATGCTGGTCAAGCTGGCCAAGTCGCGCCACATGTCGGTCCCCGATGCCGTGGGCTTCGCCAAGGAGGCGGGGCGCAAATACATCAATTCCTACAACGTCCCGCCCGAGGCGATGGGCGATGCCGAAAGCCGCGCCCGATGA
- a CDS encoding HPr family phosphocarrier protein codes for MSAAITRDLAIINVKGLHARASAKFVDMVERFDAQAQVEKDGMRVSGDSIMGLLMLTAPRGSQIRVTTTGPEAQALADALEALVGDYFGEGM; via the coding sequence ATGAGTGCCGCGATCACCCGTGACCTGGCGATCATCAACGTCAAGGGCCTGCATGCGCGCGCCAGCGCCAAGTTCGTGGACATGGTCGAACGCTTCGACGCCCAGGCCCAGGTCGAAAAGGACGGGATGCGCGTGTCGGGTGACAGCATCATGGGCCTGCTGATGCTGACCGCCCCGCGCGGCAGCCAGATCCGCGTGACCACCACCGGCCCCGAGGCGCAGGCCCTGGCCGATGCCCTGGAGGCGCTGGTCGGGGATTATTTCGGCGAAGGCATGTAG
- a CDS encoding TetR/AcrR family transcriptional regulator, with amino-acid sequence MPDRKSYHHGNLREALVEATAALIEEQGPQAFTLTEAARRAGVSAAAPYRHFKGRDDLLEEVARQGFVEFAGRLEAAFDDGRPQVLTAFLRMGQAYLDFARDRPGYYMAMFESGLSIARNSDLAAASERAQRVLVTGAESLAMRLPADRRPPARMVANHIWALSHGVVELFGRGAPGGRSPVAPSEMLESGAIVYLRGLGLIPD; translated from the coding sequence GTGCCCGACCGCAAATCCTATCACCACGGCAACCTGCGCGAGGCGCTGGTCGAGGCCACGGCCGCATTGATCGAGGAACAGGGCCCCCAGGCCTTTACCCTGACCGAGGCCGCGCGCCGGGCGGGCGTCTCGGCCGCCGCCCCCTATCGCCATTTCAAGGGCCGCGACGACCTGCTGGAGGAGGTCGCGCGCCAAGGCTTCGTCGAATTCGCCGGCCGGTTGGAGGCCGCCTTCGACGATGGTCGCCCCCAGGTGCTGACGGCCTTTCTGCGCATGGGCCAGGCCTATCTGGATTTCGCCCGCGACCGGCCCGGCTATTACATGGCGATGTTCGAATCCGGCCTGTCCATCGCGCGCAATTCCGACCTGGCCGCCGCATCCGAACGGGCGCAGCGCGTGCTGGTCACGGGCGCGGAATCCCTGGCGATGCGCCTGCCCGCCGACCGCCGCCCGCCCGCGCGCATGGTCGCCAACCACATCTGGGCGCTGAGCCACGGCGTGGTCGAGCTGTTCGGGCGCGGCGCCCCCGGCGGGCGCAGCCCCGTCGCCCCGTCCGAGATGCTGGAAAGCGGCGCCATCGTCTATCTGCGTGGCCTCGGCCTCATCCCCGACTGA
- a CDS encoding DUF2852 domain-containing protein, with translation MSSQALPPAPAGTRFSDFLLRCRDWLDGHGRKAWIAAMVLGFIAFWPIGLAILGYMIWSNRMFGCSKRSAAPRYHAPSTGNTAFDAYREQTLKRLEDEHREFMDFLERLREAKDKAEFDQFMEKRQKPAADL, from the coding sequence ATGAGTTCACAGGCGCTGCCTCCGGCCCCGGCCGGGACGCGTTTCTCGGATTTTCTGCTGCGGTGCCGTGACTGGCTGGACGGTCACGGACGCAAGGCCTGGATCGCCGCGATGGTGCTGGGCTTCATCGCCTTCTGGCCGATTGGCCTCGCAATCCTCGGCTACATGATCTGGAGCAATCGCATGTTCGGATGCAGCAAGCGCAGTGCCGCGCCCCGCTATCACGCGCCCTCGACCGGCAACACGGCCTTCGACGCCTATCGCGAACAGACGCTGAAGCGGCTGGAGGACGAGCATCGCGAATTCATGGATTTCCTTGAGCGCCTGCGCGAGGCCAAGGACAAGGCCGAATTCGACCAGTTCATGGAAAAGCGCCAGAAGCCGGCCGCCGATCTGTGA
- a CDS encoding 3-hydroxybutyryl-CoA dehydrogenase, which translates to MAIQSVGVIGAGQMGNGIAHVFAVAGYDVLLTDISREALDKALDLIDRNLERQVSRDKISAEDKAAAMARLKTTQTLSELGQTDLVIEAATERETVKQAIFEDLVPHLKPETILTSNTSSISITRLASRTDRPEKFMGFHFMNPVPVMQLVELIRGIATDDATYRALHEVVEKLGKTAASAEDFPAFIVNRILMPMINEAVYTLYEGVGSVSSIDSAMKLGTNHPMGPLELADFIGLDTCLAIMNVLHDGLADTKYRPCPLLTKYVEAGWLGRKTGRGFYDYRGDEPVPTR; encoded by the coding sequence ATGGCAATTCAATCGGTGGGTGTGATCGGCGCGGGTCAGATGGGCAACGGCATCGCCCATGTCTTCGCCGTCGCGGGCTATGACGTTCTGCTGACCGATATCAGCCGCGAGGCGCTGGACAAGGCACTGGACCTGATAGACCGCAACCTAGAACGCCAGGTCAGCCGCGACAAGATATCCGCCGAGGACAAGGCCGCCGCCATGGCGCGGCTGAAGACCACCCAGACCCTGTCCGAGCTGGGCCAGACCGATCTGGTCATCGAGGCCGCGACCGAACGCGAGACGGTGAAACAGGCCATCTTCGAGGACCTGGTCCCGCATCTGAAGCCCGAGACGATCCTGACCTCGAACACCTCGTCGATCTCGATCACGCGGCTGGCCTCGCGCACGGACCGCCCGGAAAAGTTCATGGGGTTCCATTTCATGAACCCCGTCCCCGTGATGCAGCTGGTCGAACTGATCCGCGGCATCGCCACGGATGACGCCACCTATCGCGCCCTGCACGAGGTCGTGGAGAAGCTGGGCAAGACCGCCGCCAGCGCCGAGGATTTCCCCGCCTTCATCGTGAACCGCATCCTGATGCCGATGATCAACGAGGCGGTCTATACCCTCTATGAAGGGGTGGGATCGGTCAGCAGCATCGACAGCGCGATGAAGCTGGGCACGAACCACCCGATGGGCCCGCTGGAGCTGGCCGATTTCATCGGCTTGGACACGTGCCTGGCCATCATGAACGTGCTGCATGACGGGTTGGCGGACACGAAGTACCGCCCCTGCCCGCTGCTGACGAAATATGTCGAGGCCGGCTGGCTGGGCCGCAAGACGGGCCGCGGCTTTTACGACTATCGCGGCGACGAACCCGTTCCGACCCGCTGA
- a CDS encoding electron transfer flavoprotein subunit alpha/FixB family protein: MAVLLLAEVTNGELNRDATAKAVNAVKTLGDVTVLCAGAQARAAADAAASIDGVARVLVAEDARYGHRLAEPTAALIVALAGDYSHIAAPATTDAKNVMPRVAALLDVMVLSDVSGVIDADTFDRPVYAGNAIQTVKSGDATKVMTIRTASFDAAGDGGSAPVEDAAVADDPALSKWLNDEVAQSDRPELTSAGRVVSGGRALGSKEQFAMIESLADKLGAAVGASRAAVDSGYAPNDWQVGQTGKVVAPELYVAVGISGAIQHLAGMKDSKVIVAINKDEEAPIFQVADYGLVGDLFQIVPELTEKL, translated from the coding sequence ATGGCTGTTCTTCTGCTGGCCGAAGTCACCAATGGCGAACTGAACCGCGACGCGACGGCCAAGGCCGTCAATGCCGTCAAGACCCTGGGCGACGTGACCGTGCTCTGCGCGGGCGCGCAGGCCCGTGCCGCCGCCGATGCCGCGGCCTCCATCGACGGCGTGGCCCGCGTGCTGGTCGCCGAGGATGCGCGCTATGGCCACCGCCTGGCCGAACCCACCGCCGCGCTGATCGTGGCGCTGGCGGGCGATTACAGCCATATCGCCGCCCCGGCCACCACGGATGCCAAGAACGTCATGCCCCGCGTCGCCGCGCTGCTGGACGTGATGGTGCTGTCGGATGTCTCGGGCGTGATCGATGCGGACACGTTCGACCGACCCGTCTATGCCGGCAACGCGATCCAGACCGTCAAGTCGGGCGATGCGACCAAGGTCATGACCATCCGCACCGCCAGCTTCGACGCGGCGGGCGATGGCGGCTCGGCCCCGGTCGAGGATGCGGCCGTGGCCGATGATCCGGCCCTGTCCAAATGGCTGAACGACGAGGTCGCCCAGAGCGACCGCCCCGAGCTGACCTCGGCCGGGCGCGTCGTCTCGGGCGGCCGTGCCCTGGGCTCCAAGGAGCAGTTCGCGATGATCGAGAGCCTGGCCGACAAGCTGGGCGCCGCCGTCGGCGCCAGCCGCGCCGCCGTCGATTCGGGCTATGCGCCGAACGACTGGCAGGTGGGCCAGACCGGCAAGGTCGTGGCGCCGGAACTTTATGTCGCGGTCGGCATCTCGGGGGCGATCCAGCACCTGGCGGGGATGAAGGACAGCAAGGTCATCGTCGCCATCAACAAGGACGAGGAGGCACCGATCTTCCAGGTCGCCGATTACGGCCTGGTGGGCGACCTGTTCCAGATCGTGCCGGAACTGACCGAAAAACTGTGA
- a CDS encoding electron transfer flavoprotein subunit beta/FixA family protein — MKVLVPVKRVIDYNVKARVKADGSGVDLANVKMSMNPFDEIAVEEAIRLKEKGTATEVVAVSIGVKQAAETLRTALAMGADRAILVVAADDVHQDIEPLAVAKILAKIVEEEQPQLVIAGKQAIDNDMNATGQMLSALLGWSQATFASKIEIQGEAAHVTREVDGGLQTIEVRLPAIVTADLRLNEPRYASLPNIMKAKKKPLDEKTPGDYGVDMAPRLTVVKTREPEGRKAGIKVGSVNELVSKLKEGGVV, encoded by the coding sequence ATGAAGGTTCTCGTGCCAGTCAAGCGCGTGATCGACTACAACGTGAAGGCCCGCGTGAAGGCGGACGGTTCCGGTGTCGATCTGGCCAATGTAAAGATGTCCATGAACCCCTTTGACGAGATCGCGGTCGAGGAAGCGATCCGCCTGAAGGAAAAGGGCACCGCGACCGAGGTCGTGGCCGTCAGCATCGGCGTCAAGCAGGCCGCCGAGACGCTGCGCACCGCCCTGGCCATGGGCGCGGACCGCGCCATCCTGGTCGTCGCCGCCGATGACGTGCATCAGGACATCGAACCCCTGGCCGTCGCCAAGATCCTGGCCAAGATCGTCGAGGAGGAGCAGCCGCAGCTGGTCATCGCCGGCAAGCAGGCCATCGACAACGACATGAACGCGACCGGCCAGATGCTGTCGGCTCTGCTGGGCTGGAGCCAGGCGACCTTCGCCTCCAAGATCGAGATCCAGGGCGAGGCCGCGCATGTCACCCGCGAGGTCGATGGCGGGTTGCAGACCATCGAGGTGCGCCTGCCCGCGATCGTCACCGCCGACCTGCGCCTGAACGAGCCGCGCTATGCGTCGCTGCCCAACATCATGAAGGCCAAGAAGAAGCCCTTGGACGAAAAGACCCCCGGCGATTACGGCGTCGACATGGCCCCGCGCCTGACCGTCGTCAAGACGCGCGAGCCCGAGGGCCGCAAGGCCGGGATCAAGGTCGGCTCGGTCAACGAGCTGGTGTCGAAACTGAAGGAAGGGGGGGTCGTGTGA
- a CDS encoding cob(I)yrinic acid a,c-diamide adenosyltransferase, whose amino-acid sequence MVVLNRIYTRTGDKGDTALSDGSRVAKHNPRVEAYGTVDELNATLGLCRLHADGDLARLIGVIQNDLFDLGADLSRPEMAADDQAGYPVLRIIDAQVDRLESEIDAMNARLTALRSFILPGGSVLAAHLHLSRTVARRAERRATELLAGGDVNPAAIRYLNRLSDWLFVAGRIANGDGADDILWVPGASR is encoded by the coding sequence ATGGTGGTCCTGAACCGGATCTATACCCGCACCGGCGACAAGGGCGATACCGCCCTGTCCGACGGCAGCCGCGTGGCCAAGCACAATCCGCGGGTCGAGGCCTATGGCACCGTGGACGAATTGAACGCGACGCTCGGGCTTTGCCGGCTGCATGCGGATGGCGATCTGGCGCGGCTGATCGGGGTGATCCAGAACGACCTGTTCGATCTGGGCGCGGATCTGTCGCGGCCCGAAATGGCGGCGGATGATCAGGCGGGCTATCCGGTGCTGCGCATCATCGACGCCCAAGTCGACCGCCTGGAATCCGAGATCGACGCGATGAACGCCCGGCTGACGGCGCTGCGCAGCTTCATTCTGCCCGGCGGCAGCGTGCTGGCCGCGCATCTGCACCTGTCGCGCACCGTGGCCCGGCGGGCGGAACGCCGCGCGACCGAACTCTTGGCGGGGGGCGACGTGAATCCGGCGGCGATCCGCTATCTGAACCGGCTGTCGGACTGGCTGTTCGTGGCGGGCCGCATCGCCAATGGCGACGGTGCGGATGACATCCTGTGGGTGCCGGGCGCCAGCCGCTAG
- a CDS encoding twin transmembrane helix small protein, with the protein MPDKTLFLVTVLAIGVVVAILMTGIGGFARGGEFNRKHGNRMMRWRLYAQAVALVILMGFLWWRAG; encoded by the coding sequence ATGCCCGACAAGACCCTCTTCCTCGTGACCGTGCTGGCCATCGGCGTCGTGGTCGCGATCCTGATGACCGGCATCGGCGGATTCGCCCGTGGCGGCGAATTCAACCGCAAGCACGGCAACCGCATGATGCGCTGGCGCCTTTACGCCCAGGCCGTGGCGCTGGTGATCCTGATGGGCTTTCTGTGGTGGAGGGCCGGCTGA
- a CDS encoding SDR family NAD(P)-dependent oxidoreductase: MKRVLITGCSSGIGLDAARHLRDHGWSVVATCRRARDLEARRAEGMEALALDLADPASIADCAARVLAGGPLDALVNNAAFALPGAVEDMPADALRAIFEVNLFGTHDLTRRLIPHFRDRGGRIVTISSVLGLVGIPWRGPYVATKFALEGLTDVLRLEMHGTPVKVVLIEPGPITSRIRENAIPHFERWVDWQASPRADQYRATLLKRLYGPGGKDRFELPPRAVSDRILTALTAPNPAPRYYVTTPTRISGLARRVLPTRALDWFARRN, translated from the coding sequence TTGAAGCGCGTCCTGATCACCGGCTGTTCGTCGGGCATCGGTCTGGACGCGGCGCGCCACCTGCGCGACCACGGCTGGTCCGTGGTGGCCACCTGCCGCCGCGCCCGGGACCTGGAGGCCCGCCGCGCCGAGGGGATGGAGGCGCTGGCCCTGGACCTGGCCGATCCCGCCTCGATCGCCGATTGCGCGGCCCGGGTGCTGGCGGGCGGTCCGTTGGACGCGCTGGTCAACAACGCGGCCTTCGCCCTGCCCGGCGCGGTCGAGGACATGCCCGCCGACGCCCTGCGCGCGATCTTCGAGGTGAACCTGTTCGGCACCCATGACCTGACGCGCCGCCTGATCCCGCATTTCCGCGACCGCGGCGGGCGGATCGTGACCATCAGCTCGGTCCTAGGGCTGGTGGGCATCCCGTGGCGCGGCCCCTATGTGGCGACGAAATTCGCGCTGGAGGGGCTGACCGACGTGCTGCGGCTGGAGATGCATGGCACCCCGGTCAAGGTCGTGCTGATCGAACCCGGACCCATCACCAGCCGCATCCGCGAAAACGCCATCCCGCATTTCGAACGGTGGGTGGACTGGCAGGCCAGCCCGCGCGCCGATCAGTATCGCGCGACCCTGCTGAAGCGTCTCTATGGCCCCGGCGGCAAGGACCGGTTCGAGCTGCCGCCCCGCGCGGTCAGCGACCGCATTTTGACCGCGCTGACCGCCCCGAACCCCGCCCCGCGCTACTATGTCACAACGCCCACGCGCATTTCCGGGCTGGCGCGGCGGGTTCTGCCGACCCGCGCTCTGGACTGGTTCGCGCGGCGCAACTAG
- a CDS encoding SH3 domain-containing protein, whose protein sequence is MMKLGLLMGVTLVGLFAVLQTYGGTDLRSDRRPAATQGQSSAAQDAGAPVLTPPVPDLPAGVIPAATQTQTIVERFPGPALQPSPEFGGAPVADADDGPVLYVTASRLNMRSGAGSGNPVVGALDGGSVVRPIGPADGDWVQVRTASGQEGYVSGQFLSPEAP, encoded by the coding sequence ATGATGAAACTGGGCTTGCTGATGGGCGTCACGCTGGTCGGGCTGTTCGCGGTGCTGCAGACCTATGGCGGGACCGACCTGCGATCCGACCGCCGCCCCGCCGCGACCCAAGGCCAGTCAAGCGCCGCGCAGGATGCGGGTGCGCCGGTGCTGACGCCGCCCGTGCCCGATCTGCCCGCCGGGGTCATCCCCGCCGCCACCCAGACGCAGACCATCGTGGAACGCTTTCCCGGCCCGGCGCTGCAGCCCTCGCCCGAATTCGGGGGGGCGCCCGTGGCGGATGCGGATGACGGCCCGGTCCTTTATGTCACGGCCAGCCGGTTGAACATGCGGTCGGGCGCGGGTTCCGGCAATCCGGTCGTGGGCGCGCTGGACGGCGGCAGCGTGGTCCGCCCCATCGGCCCCGCGGATGGCGATTGGGTGCAGGTCCGCACCGCCTCCGGGCAGGAGGGCTATGTGTCGGGCCAGTTCCTGTCGCCCGAGGCGCCTTGA